A DNA window from Citrobacter tructae contains the following coding sequences:
- the tssF gene encoding type VI secretion system baseplate subunit TssF — MDDLTLRYYEAEMRYLREAGKEFARAHPDRAAMLNLDKTGARDPYVERLFEGFAFLMGRLREKLDDDLPELTEGLVSLLWPHYMRTIPSLAVVALSPEWQQLKQAETLPEGFSVLSRPVGPDKTVCQYRTTRDITLQPIHLAGARLQTEPGGRAAIRLRFECSSKVDWAKSDIDKVAIYLDAESPVASALHLALTRRVHAMYARHAATRAERVKFNGWCKPMGFDDSERLWPKGDSAFSGYQLLLEYFSFRQKFMFVELRGLELTGLNQDTTWFETDIVLDGGWPSDIPFETENFRLHCAPVINLFTLEADPLTIDPLENEYLLRPMRVQDGHTEIYSVDNIHGAVKNGKHQYVPFTSFRHRGGMMRHDAPERYFHTRVKLGPSGLYDTWLILGGRSFEIEQLSDKPESLSMRITGTNGQLPRKALESTLLDRVVKAGKVPVRVLNLNAPTLPLYPPANDRFHWRVMSHLGSSFLSMMDNPEVLRGTLALYDWTDDEMNRRRLEAIVAVKHTLIRRFERGYMLRGVEIEVTLNADNFSGEGDVNLFGEMLHRFFSLYADVHLFNQLTLVLQPTGKRLRWKENHSQHVPG, encoded by the coding sequence ATGGATGATTTAACCCTGCGTTATTACGAAGCAGAAATGCGCTATCTGCGCGAAGCCGGTAAAGAATTTGCCCGCGCCCACCCCGACCGCGCTGCCATGCTCAATCTGGATAAAACCGGTGCTCGCGATCCGTACGTCGAGCGCCTGTTCGAAGGCTTTGCCTTCCTGATGGGGCGTCTTCGCGAAAAGCTCGACGATGACCTGCCGGAATTGACCGAAGGGCTGGTGAGCCTGCTCTGGCCGCACTATATGCGCACCATTCCGTCGCTGGCGGTTGTCGCGTTATCGCCAGAGTGGCAGCAGCTTAAGCAGGCCGAAACGCTGCCGGAAGGTTTCTCGGTGTTATCGCGCCCGGTCGGGCCTGACAAAACCGTCTGCCAGTACCGCACCACCCGCGATATTACCCTGCAACCTATTCATCTGGCGGGTGCACGCCTGCAAACCGAACCTGGCGGACGTGCCGCGATCCGCCTGCGTTTTGAATGCAGCAGCAAAGTGGACTGGGCGAAAAGCGACATCGATAAAGTCGCCATATACCTTGATGCGGAAAGCCCGGTTGCGTCAGCCCTGCATCTGGCGCTGACTCGTCGGGTGCACGCGATGTACGCCCGTCATGCGGCGACCCGTGCCGAGCGGGTGAAGTTTAACGGCTGGTGCAAGCCGATGGGGTTTGACGATTCCGAGCGTCTGTGGCCGAAGGGTGATTCAGCCTTTAGCGGCTATCAGTTGCTGCTGGAGTACTTCAGCTTCCGCCAGAAGTTTATGTTCGTTGAGTTACGCGGTCTGGAACTGACCGGACTCAATCAGGATACCACCTGGTTTGAAACCGACATCGTGCTCGACGGCGGCTGGCCGTCGGATATTCCGTTTGAAACTGAAAACTTCCGTCTGCACTGCGCCCCGGTGATCAACCTGTTCACTCTGGAAGCAGATCCGCTGACCATCGATCCGCTGGAAAACGAATACCTGCTACGCCCGATGCGCGTGCAGGACGGCCACACGGAAATCTACAGTGTCGACAACATTCACGGCGCGGTGAAAAACGGCAAGCATCAGTACGTGCCGTTCACCAGCTTTCGCCATCGCGGCGGCATGATGCGTCACGATGCGCCGGAGCGTTATTTCCACACCCGCGTCAAGCTCGGCCCGTCAGGTCTGTACGACACCTGGCTGATTCTGGGAGGACGTTCCTTTGAAATCGAGCAACTGTCTGATAAGCCAGAATCCCTGTCGATGCGTATCACCGGAACCAACGGACAGCTTCCCCGCAAGGCGCTGGAAAGTACGCTCCTCGACCGGGTTGTGAAAGCCGGAAAAGTCCCGGTTAGAGTGTTAAATCTGAACGCGCCAACGTTGCCGCTGTATCCGCCAGCGAACGATCGTTTCCACTGGCGAGTGATGAGCCATCTGGGTTCGAGCTTCTTAAGCATGATGGACAATCCGGAAGTGCTGCGCGGGACGCTGGCCCTGTACGACTGGACCGACGATGAGATGAACCGCCGCCGCCTGGAAGCGATTGTTGCAGTAAAACACACGCTAATCCGACGCTTTGAGCGCGGCTACATGCTGCGCGGCGTGGAGATTGAAGTCACACTCAATGCCGACAACTTTTCCGGCGAGGGTGACGTTAATCTGTTTGGCGAAATGCTGCACCGCTTCTTCTCGCTGTACGCCGATGTACACCTCTTCAACCAGCTGACGCTGGTACTGCAACCGACAGGGAAACGACTGCGATGGAAAGAGAATCACAGCCAGCACGTGCCGGGCTGA
- a CDS encoding type VI secretion system Vgr family protein codes for MDNWLALFDGQTRYRLEINDSRVSADVVKFRGREALNEPFRWRIEFTSSQDDVAAEDVLMKYATLRMLSGRGVQGIIIAFEWLGATADQTHYSVTISSRLALLANTRRCAVYQNLSVPELVEQVLRAHGLEGSDFEFRLEKSYPQRELITQWRESDLQFIQRLLSEVGIWFRSSVNEVTGLDTLTFADSQLNYQFDVHLPYQEPSALYDGAAESVWGLRTWHNTVTGLVRTRDYNYRTATTLKDSSVTVRNNAATTGEHYRYAAPFLDAGDDATSEPETESGAFYARIHHERELNQSARLHLFSNASHLTPGMVLEADGSTLNDLKEGVIITLTTYSAARDSRLHVSVWGMPYSEQFCFRPKEEPRPKILGTLPARVESREKGDIYAHLDNQGRYRVKLDFSREDAEPGYNYLWVRQAKPYSGDKYGWHTPLIDGTEVGIGYDDGDIDRPYLAHAFHDSEHADIVTRGNRSQNILRTAAQNELRMEDQRGQEHIALTTPFGSTQLSQGHIVDEQNKPRGSGFELRTDEYGVIRVAKGLLITADGQQKAAGEVLDMETALKEIEVCQQQLKALAAAAEQAQALEADIASQLAMFDQRLKPLNEMIHFHGPQGVAFSSGEHQQLTASKNVAVNAGGDFSSGALGNTSILAGESVGLFARSGSLTLNASEGPVQIQAQNGAMHLSAEQKLSLISASDMLFAGKKKVTLIGGGSYLIIQDGKIEYGTDTTYTRKIKRSVTTGSVTQEAEYPFMPGVSDSYRRSFVLVDDKTLQPIPGVGYVLSSASGVVKGSTCDNGLTSFISNSEASEIELSILKQDSLIIG; via the coding sequence ATGGATAACTGGCTGGCGCTGTTTGACGGGCAGACCCGCTACCGGCTTGAGATCAACGACAGCCGGGTCAGTGCGGATGTCGTGAAATTTCGCGGACGCGAGGCGCTGAACGAGCCCTTCAGATGGCGAATTGAGTTCACCTCGTCACAGGACGATGTGGCGGCGGAAGACGTACTGATGAAGTATGCCACGCTGCGCATGCTGAGTGGGCGGGGGGTGCAGGGCATCATTATCGCTTTTGAATGGCTGGGCGCGACCGCCGACCAGACGCACTACAGCGTGACGATATCATCCCGTCTGGCGCTGCTCGCTAACACCCGCCGCTGCGCGGTGTACCAGAATCTCTCCGTTCCTGAGCTGGTGGAGCAGGTGCTGCGGGCGCACGGTCTGGAGGGTTCGGATTTTGAGTTTCGTCTGGAGAAAAGCTACCCGCAGCGGGAACTCATCACTCAGTGGCGGGAAAGCGACCTGCAGTTTATCCAGCGCCTGCTTTCTGAGGTCGGTATCTGGTTCCGCTCCAGCGTCAATGAGGTCACCGGGCTGGACACGCTGACGTTTGCCGACAGCCAGCTGAACTACCAGTTTGACGTGCATCTGCCGTATCAGGAGCCGTCAGCCCTGTACGACGGTGCGGCGGAATCGGTCTGGGGCCTGCGCACCTGGCATAACACGGTGACCGGGCTGGTCCGCACTCGGGATTACAACTACCGCACGGCGACCACCCTGAAAGATTCATCAGTCACCGTCCGAAACAACGCCGCCACCACCGGGGAGCACTACCGCTACGCCGCGCCATTCCTCGACGCGGGCGATGATGCAACTTCTGAGCCGGAAACCGAAAGCGGAGCGTTTTACGCCCGTATCCACCACGAGCGCGAACTGAATCAATCAGCCCGACTGCACCTGTTCAGCAATGCATCACACCTGACGCCGGGGATGGTGCTGGAAGCTGACGGTAGCACCCTGAACGACCTGAAAGAGGGCGTGATAATAACCCTCACGACATACAGCGCCGCCCGCGACAGCCGCCTGCATGTATCGGTGTGGGGCATGCCGTACAGCGAACAGTTCTGCTTTCGCCCGAAAGAAGAGCCTCGCCCGAAGATACTCGGCACGCTCCCGGCGCGGGTTGAGAGCCGGGAGAAGGGAGATATCTACGCCCATCTGGATAATCAGGGCCGCTACCGGGTGAAGCTGGATTTCAGCCGCGAAGATGCAGAGCCGGGTTATAACTACCTGTGGGTCCGCCAGGCAAAACCCTATTCTGGCGACAAATACGGCTGGCACACGCCCCTTATTGACGGCACCGAAGTGGGCATCGGCTATGACGACGGTGACATCGACCGGCCTTACCTCGCCCATGCGTTTCACGACTCTGAACACGCTGACATCGTCACCCGCGGCAACCGCAGCCAGAACATCCTGCGCACCGCCGCTCAAAATGAACTGCGGATGGAAGACCAGCGCGGTCAGGAGCATATTGCGCTGACCACACCGTTCGGCAGCACGCAACTGAGTCAGGGACATATTGTCGATGAGCAGAACAAGCCGCGCGGTTCCGGCTTTGAACTCAGAACCGACGAATACGGCGTTATCCGCGTGGCGAAAGGGCTGCTCATCACCGCCGACGGGCAGCAAAAGGCCGCAGGCGAAGTGCTGGATATGGAAACGGCGCTGAAAGAAATCGAGGTCTGCCAGCAGCAGCTGAAAGCCCTGGCGGCAGCGGCAGAACAGGCGCAGGCACTGGAGGCGGATATCGCGAGCCAGCTGGCAATGTTCGACCAGCGCCTGAAACCGCTGAACGAGATGATCCACTTCCACGGTCCGCAGGGCGTGGCGTTCAGCAGCGGGGAACATCAGCAACTGACGGCCAGTAAAAACGTGGCGGTGAACGCCGGGGGAGATTTCAGCAGCGGGGCGCTGGGTAACACGTCTATTCTGGCAGGGGAAAGTGTCGGCCTGTTTGCCCGGAGCGGCTCGCTGACCCTGAATGCCAGCGAAGGCCCGGTGCAAATCCAGGCGCAGAATGGGGCGATGCACCTGTCAGCAGAACAAAAGCTGAGCCTGATATCGGCGAGCGACATGCTGTTTGCGGGGAAGAAGAAGGTGACGCTGATTGGTGGCGGGAGTTACCTCATCATCCAGGACGGGAAAATAGAGTACGGGACGGATACGACGTATACGCGGAAGATTAAGCGGTCGGTGACGACTGGAAGTGTAACCCAGGAGGCCGAATATCCATTTATGCCTGGAGTATCTGATAGTTACAGGAGAAGTTTTGTTCTTGTTGATGACAAAACGCTTCAGCCAATTCCGGGAGTTGGTTATGTATTATCTTCCGCATCAGGTGTAGTAAAAGGAAGCACTTGTGACAATGGTCTCACTAGTTTTATAAGTAATTCAGAGGCATCTGAGATCGAGTTGAGTATCTTGAAACAAGATTCACTAATTATTGGGTAA
- the tssA gene encoding type VI secretion system protein TssA — protein MVNANALLTLCVPDNQGQKALLDRAQNGLTNWDNWLQPLATGEGAGDDPAYDDDFQLMREEINKLSGTDTETICRLAEKMLKQTARDLRVVTWYIFARLQRDGEQGLFEGLQLLVAMLSRYGDRCHPLRANARKSALEWLNSTRMQDTLSRWPEATRAQTAQTAAALSLLDSQLEGWPENERPALEGLSRTLETRLAGSGGLDGLSPQSGGTTESASVSTVRSSASDIMVKSEGEFLSQSKVLARWLADQPDGWLASHRLMKAVRWDTVGQIPALDASGRTRLSPPKPDYRAQLKRLYLQQNWTELVEQASDMFCEGANRYWLDLQWYLWQGLSRAGQPWDGWADYILSDLKLLLARLHGLEQLSWSDGTPFADEVTLNWLAEKVNDDMSGFGDEAATVSGPSDDILALEAEAMAKGDSDGPEVALGWLQTRPGMESPRNRWLQRLLMARVAEQFGRNEMALHLLGELTSSAPQLTLNDWEPALLFEVQARRLKLLRLKAGRSESDKARLAPEMDALLAGLIAIDPARAMVLCG, from the coding sequence ATGGTGAATGCAAATGCGCTGCTCACCCTGTGTGTGCCGGACAATCAGGGCCAGAAGGCGCTGCTCGACCGCGCGCAAAACGGCCTGACAAACTGGGACAACTGGTTACAACCGCTCGCGACAGGTGAAGGGGCGGGAGACGATCCCGCCTATGACGACGATTTCCAGCTGATGCGCGAGGAGATCAACAAACTCTCCGGCACCGATACCGAAACGATCTGCCGTCTTGCGGAGAAAATGCTCAAGCAGACGGCCCGCGATCTCCGTGTGGTGACCTGGTATATCTTTGCCCGCCTGCAACGCGACGGTGAGCAGGGGTTGTTCGAAGGGTTACAACTGTTAGTCGCGATGCTGAGTCGTTACGGCGATCGGTGTCATCCGCTTCGGGCCAACGCGCGTAAATCGGCACTGGAATGGCTGAACAGTACCAGAATGCAGGACACGCTCTCACGCTGGCCGGAGGCCACCCGCGCACAAACGGCGCAAACGGCCGCCGCACTCAGCCTGCTTGATTCGCAGCTGGAAGGCTGGCCGGAGAACGAACGTCCGGCGCTGGAAGGCTTGTCCCGTACACTGGAAACACGTCTGGCTGGCTCCGGCGGGCTGGACGGCTTATCGCCACAGAGTGGCGGCACAACGGAAAGTGCATCTGTCTCAACGGTCAGGTCGTCAGCCTCGGATATCATGGTGAAATCCGAAGGTGAGTTTTTGAGCCAGTCAAAAGTGCTGGCCCGCTGGCTGGCCGATCAGCCGGACGGCTGGCTGGCCTCACACCGTCTGATGAAGGCCGTACGCTGGGATACTGTCGGGCAGATCCCGGCGCTGGATGCCAGCGGTCGCACCCGTCTTTCGCCGCCGAAACCAGACTACCGCGCGCAGCTCAAACGCCTGTACCTGCAACAGAACTGGACAGAGCTAGTGGAGCAGGCCAGCGATATGTTTTGCGAAGGGGCCAACCGCTACTGGCTCGATCTGCAATGGTATCTGTGGCAGGGGCTGAGCCGCGCCGGACAACCCTGGGACGGCTGGGCCGATTATATCCTCAGCGACCTGAAGCTGTTGCTGGCCCGTTTGCATGGTCTGGAACAGCTCTCCTGGAGCGACGGCACGCCGTTCGCCGACGAAGTGACGCTGAACTGGCTCGCCGAAAAAGTGAATGACGACATGTCAGGTTTCGGTGATGAAGCGGCAACCGTCTCCGGCCCGTCGGATGACATTCTCGCGCTGGAGGCAGAAGCCATGGCGAAAGGCGACAGCGACGGCCCGGAAGTCGCGCTCGGCTGGCTTCAGACTCGCCCCGGGATGGAATCTCCCCGCAACCGCTGGTTACAGCGCTTACTGATGGCACGCGTCGCCGAACAGTTCGGCCGCAATGAAATGGCGCTTCATCTTCTTGGGGAGCTTACCAGCAGTGCACCGCAGCTGACGCTTAACGACTGGGAACCCGCGCTGTTGTTTGAAGTGCAGGCCCGACGGCTGAAACTGCTGCGCCTGAAAGCGGGCCGTAGTGAAAGCGACAAAGCCCGCCTCGCCCCTGAAATGGACGCGCTGCTGGCAGGCCTGATTGCCATCGATCCTGCCCGGGCGATGGTGCTGTGCGGCTAA
- a CDS encoding DUF6402 family protein has translation MVEIKVKSKLTNDKESQETVPVKVFKITDIPQVMENMGWIESARFMRKWFNDPYFEMTKQQKLNRVDMGMIDKHNILDDLSFDWLLTSSSRIKPIYDGFVREMSNVVEYNETLGRKKSLLNQLSSGLCFILNRLENSGFFVDGVFKNAHINYDGLSAMELDKISQFNFIRIGSTLWEKATDKLDDVYGALGSFIIKIAFTDLSISKEKSGFIRLEINELGLYVRDTYEFMNDGDDQPLGYWGFKGVIKPNLISGVMNKDYIDNDDDRYFRVTNSAFVNYREKYKVDKKTGDFFVYSTVKKIPVNIVIHLNVIDIKEYFDWKEKNAND, from the coding sequence ATGGTTGAAATAAAAGTAAAGTCTAAGCTCACTAATGACAAGGAATCTCAGGAAACTGTTCCCGTAAAAGTTTTTAAAATTACCGATATCCCTCAGGTTATGGAAAATATGGGGTGGATCGAATCTGCAAGGTTTATGCGAAAGTGGTTTAATGACCCATATTTTGAAATGACTAAACAACAAAAACTCAACAGAGTCGATATGGGGATGATTGATAAACATAATATATTAGATGATTTAAGTTTTGATTGGCTATTAACCTCATCATCACGCATTAAACCTATCTATGATGGCTTTGTAAGGGAGATGTCAAATGTTGTAGAGTATAATGAAACTCTTGGTCGTAAAAAGAGTCTTTTGAATCAATTGTCTAGCGGGCTGTGTTTTATTTTAAATAGATTGGAGAATTCGGGGTTTTTTGTTGATGGTGTGTTCAAAAACGCCCATATTAACTATGATGGCTTATCTGCAATGGAATTAGATAAGATAAGTCAGTTTAATTTCATAAGGATTGGCAGTACTCTATGGGAAAAGGCGACAGATAAACTTGATGATGTCTACGGTGCTCTTGGCTCTTTTATAATAAAAATAGCATTTACAGATCTTTCTATATCTAAAGAAAAAAGTGGATTCATAAGATTAGAGATTAACGAGCTTGGTCTGTATGTCAGAGATACTTATGAATTTATGAATGATGGGGATGATCAGCCTTTAGGGTATTGGGGGTTTAAAGGTGTGATTAAGCCAAATTTGATCAGTGGGGTGATGAATAAAGACTATATTGATAACGACGATGATCGATACTTCCGAGTCACAAACTCGGCTTTTGTAAACTATAGGGAAAAGTATAAAGTTGATAAAAAAACCGGAGACTTTTTTGTTTATTCAACAGTAAAGAAAATTCCGGTAAATATTGTAATTCATTTGAATGTTATAGATATTAAAGAGTATTTTGACTGGAAAGAGAAGAACGCGAATGACTAG
- the tssG gene encoding type VI secretion system baseplate subunit TssG — protein sequence MERESQPARAGLTEQLGKDIWRVNFYRYCQLIEQEASQTTLLGTTDKPSADPVRFRPWPGMGFPASELRAVETDEDYPHLPPTVRTTFLGMYGVDSPLPTAYLDDIAQRREGYEATTSFLDIFSHRITTQYYRIWRKYAYPATFESGGTDDTSQCLLGLVGLGIPGTADNVATPVSRFLALLGAMRLPTRNAEGIRQLVALLAPETTATIISPDPIKVQVSQRSGLGKANRVALSQRATLGKTGKEACSRIALWLATSHPEEAEGWLPGGQLHTDLMVLLRVYMGYRSDVRLRLTVPVSVLPEPRLGQKRRIQLGRTGILGLKAGKLSINRSHLTVSLGCYEGLNCHPLPSAQDGSYRFD from the coding sequence ATGGAAAGAGAATCACAGCCAGCACGTGCCGGGCTGACAGAGCAGCTTGGCAAGGATATCTGGCGGGTTAACTTCTACCGTTACTGCCAGTTGATCGAACAGGAAGCGTCGCAGACCACGCTGCTGGGAACGACGGATAAACCCTCAGCCGATCCGGTGCGTTTTCGCCCGTGGCCCGGAATGGGGTTTCCGGCAAGTGAACTGCGCGCGGTTGAAACCGATGAAGACTACCCACATCTGCCGCCGACGGTGCGCACCACCTTCCTCGGCATGTATGGCGTCGATTCGCCGCTGCCGACGGCCTATCTGGACGATATCGCCCAGCGCAGGGAAGGGTATGAAGCGACCACCTCGTTTCTGGATATTTTCAGCCACCGCATCACCACTCAGTACTACCGGATCTGGCGCAAATACGCCTATCCCGCGACGTTTGAATCCGGTGGTACAGACGATACGTCACAGTGCTTACTGGGGCTGGTGGGGCTGGGGATCCCGGGCACGGCGGATAACGTCGCCACGCCGGTTTCCCGTTTTCTGGCGCTGCTGGGGGCGATGCGCCTGCCCACCCGAAATGCGGAAGGCATTCGACAGTTAGTCGCCTTGCTGGCACCGGAAACGACGGCCACCATTATCAGCCCCGACCCCATCAAAGTGCAGGTGTCCCAGCGCAGCGGTCTCGGGAAAGCGAACCGCGTCGCGCTATCTCAGCGCGCCACGCTGGGGAAAACTGGCAAGGAAGCCTGCAGCCGGATCGCCCTGTGGTTGGCGACCAGCCATCCCGAGGAAGCCGAAGGCTGGCTGCCGGGGGGGCAACTCCACACCGATCTGATGGTGCTGCTGCGCGTTTATATGGGCTATCGCTCAGATGTGCGGCTGCGTCTGACGGTGCCCGTGAGCGTGCTTCCTGAGCCGCGACTCGGCCAGAAACGTCGAATCCAGCTTGGCCGCACCGGTATTCTCGGACTGAAAGCGGGAAAGCTCAGTATCAACCGCAGCCATCTGACCGTCAGCCTCGGCTGCTATGAAGGCCTCAATTGCCACCCGCTGCCCTCCGCCCAGGATGGCAGCTACCGCTTCGACTAA
- the tssJ gene encoding type VI secretion system lipoprotein TssJ, whose protein sequence is MTFSPLQQIALIALCSLLAGCGLTQSVSDGAVNMTKSIFYKKINVLHLDFEPRAATNADEAQTPLATMVRVYQLKDRQKVDAADYQKLLRDADTVLKEDMVSSKSLLVMPKGSVTLNMPMDEEAQFVAVIGLFNRPDMKNNSWKLVLTRADLDPDKPRTIELGDGFLTLVPVKE, encoded by the coding sequence ATGACATTCTCCCCCCTGCAACAGATTGCGCTGATCGCGTTGTGCAGCCTGCTGGCGGGCTGCGGCCTGACCCAGTCCGTCTCTGATGGCGCGGTTAACATGACCAAATCGATTTTCTACAAAAAAATTAATGTGCTGCACCTCGATTTCGAACCGCGCGCGGCCACCAATGCCGATGAGGCGCAGACCCCGCTGGCGACCATGGTGCGGGTCTATCAGCTAAAAGATCGGCAGAAGGTCGATGCCGCTGATTATCAGAAGCTGCTGCGTGATGCGGACACTGTGCTGAAAGAGGATATGGTTTCGAGCAAGTCGCTGCTGGTCATGCCTAAAGGCAGCGTCACGCTCAATATGCCCATGGATGAAGAGGCTCAATTTGTGGCGGTGATAGGGTTGTTCAACCGCCCGGACATGAAGAACAATTCATGGAAACTGGTGCTGACCCGCGCCGATCTCGATCCGGATAAACCGCGCACTATTGAACTTGGCGATGGATTTTTGACTCTGGTCCCCGTTAAGGAGTGA